The Mucilaginibacter rubeus genomic interval TAAAATAGTTTTTTCATCTCTCTCTATAAATTAATAACCCGGATTTTGAATTAAATTCTGGCTTTTCTGGATCTCGCCCTGCGGAATCTGCTCGTAGTACCAGCGCACATCAAATGTGTAACGTGAATTACGCTCATCTAAACGGGCGTCAAAGAAGTACTTATTGTCATTAGCCGAATAGAAAGGCATCAGCGTACGGTAAATAGTGCTGTTTTGCTCTTTGTCTGCAACTCTCCAGCGGCGCATATCCCAGTATTGTTTGTTTTCAAAACCAAGCTCTTTTTTACGCTCTTTACGTACCACGTCGATGGTTACACCTGCAGTACCGGTTAAAAGATCGGCACCGGCGCGCTCACGGATCTGGTTGATCTGAGTAAACGCATCCTGAACATAGCTCTTATCAGATTGGCCAAGCGCGTTCAGCTCTACCGCAGCCTCAGCACGGTTAAGCAATACTTCGGCGTAACGTAACTCGATCCAGGTTTGATCAGAACGGTTTTCCAGTACTTCGGATGTCGGTTTGTCTGGTACAATGTACTTACGGATAGAGAAACCAGAAACAGAGTTGGTACCATCGCCTGTAAAATAACCACTTAAACCGGCAGGGTTCATGGTTGTACCATTTGGCAATTTGTACGGGGTTTGACTGGCATTAGCAGATTGTACAATGTTATCTGTAGGATAGTGAGCAGTTGAACCTGCAGGCAACAACGGACTAATGCCTCCTGCCGAAGAACCTGTATAAATACCCCTGCGGATTTCGATGCTTACACCTTTCATAATATCGCCCGGAAAAACCACGGTTGCCCTTAACCTTGGCTCGGCATTGGCAAACAGGTCCATGGTATTAGTGTACAAATCATATTTGCCACCGGTTGTAGTTTTAATAGTACCGTCAGCGTTTTTAGGGAGACCGTCAAACATTTCCACAAAGTCAAGCGTTGGGTTAACTTCTGATGAGTAACCGTTAGCCCCCATTAACTGGCGTGGCACGTTATAGGCGTCATAGCCGTGTACCGATTCAGGGTAGTGATACTGGCGTACAAATATGTTTTCGGGGCTTGAAGCATCAAAAAACATGTTTACGTAGTTTTGGTATTGCGCGTTTTTATCGCCGGCTGCCCATGCTTTTTTGTATAAGCTGTACTTACCGTCTACTAACACCGCTGCATCATAAGCTGCTTTAAAGTAGGTAACCGCTTTTGCTGCAGGAATACCGCAAAGCCTGTTGCCGCTGGCGTCAACCAACGAGATGTTATTATATTTAGCTACTGTACCTGCATAAAGCATCGCCCTTGATTTGAAACCGGCAGCCGCATATTTATTTGCCCTGCCTGCCTGGTTAGTTTCAGGCAAATTGGTGAAAGCATAATCCAGGTCGGTGCCTATGAAATCATAGATCTTTTCTTCAGAGGTACGAGGGATCTTTAATTCCTCGATGCTTTGCTCTGGGTAGTTAAGCACTTTATCAACAAGTGGCACACCACCGTAACGTTTAACCAGGGCAAAGTAAGTAGCCGCACGCACAAACCGTGCTTCACCTAACCAGTTATTTACCTGATCAGGAGTAAAGTTGCTTGCATATTTAGGCAGGGTTTCAGCAAAGTAGTTGGCATCCCTGATAACCCTGTAGCAATCGCCCCAGGTTGAAAGACCTGTGTTTTCCTGCATTGATCCGTTCTGGTCGCGGCTTAAGGCCTCACCGGTAGTCGCACTGGTAGGGCTGATGATCCAGAACATATTTAAACCTCTTTCGGGCGAATACCTGAAATCTTCAATAGGCAATTCACTGTACAGGCGGGACATGTAGGCCTGAATTCCCGCAGCGGTCGAAAAAACGTCGGCATCTTTAACGATGCTTGGAGGCAGGGTATCCAGCTTTTTACATGCCGTTGTCCAGCAAAGTAAAAAAGCCAATATCGTATATGTGTATTTTTTCATGATCTGTTATTGATTATAGTTTAACATTTACACCAATTGAATAAATCTTATCTAATGGGTATAAATAACCGTAGTTTGCTGATGGGTGCTCTGGGTCAAGATATTTCAAACCGGTAATGGTTAAAATGTTGTACCCGTTTACAAAGATCCTGGCACCTTTAATACCAATCTTTTTGGCGGCTCCTGCAGGAATGCTATAGCCAATCTCGGCAGATTTTAACCTCACGTAAGCCGCGCTGTGGATATTTGACAACGAGTTAGTGTTAGCAGTTGTACCTGTAAGTGCGAATGTGCCCGGAGTCCATACAGTATTCGGATCATAAGGATCTGCTTTCGGATCGGTTGGGTGGTACCTGTCCATAAACATTGAAAGCGCGCTGCCGCCACCCCACAACGGAATGTTCAATTGTTCGATGTATGATACATTGATACCTGTAGCGCCTTGCCATACGGTATTAAAGTCGAAACCTTTGTATGAACCGCCCAGTGTTAAACCAAATGTGGTTGATGGCGTGCTGTAATTGTTGTTACTTACGTTTTGGGCAATTGGGTGCACGTCCTGGTCGTTGATTACACCGTCGCCATTCCAGTCCTGTAAAATATAGTCACCAACAACGGCGTTACGTGATACAAACTGCGGGCTGTTCAGGATCTGCTGATAGTTTTGGAACTGACCATCGGCTCCGTAACCCCAGAATATATTGTTATAACGGTTGTCGTTATTGTTATGCCAGTTAAGCTGTGAGTTGCCATAGGCAGAATGTATTTTGCTAATCCACTTGGTGCGGGTATAACCGAATGTGCCTTTAACAATATAATTAAAGTCGCCGATATGGTAACGGTGGTTTAACTCGATGTCGAAACCTTGAGCGCGATCGCTGTTGAGGTTTTCCTGTGGTAAACCGGCACCTACTACACCCGGCAGGTTATCAGCACGGGTATCAAGCAAGCCGCTTCTGTCGCGCCTGAAAGCATCAACAGTTAAACCTAACAAACCATTCCAGGCCTGTAAGTCGATACCGGCGTTATATGTTTTTGCAACATACCAGAAAATGTAAGGGTTGGCAATGCCACGGCTTTGTGCACCGTTAACAAATGTACCGTCAAATACCGAACCAGGAGGCAGGCGGTTGCTATCACCATTAGCAGGGTAGTTATAACCAGTAAGATACTGATAAGCATTAAGACCGGCATCATCACCCAGTTTGGCGTATGACAAACGGATCTTCAAGTCATCGATAAATGAAAGGGCTTTAGCATTTTTCCAGAAACCCTCTTGTGATACCCTCCAACCTGCAGACGCACCCGGGAAGAAGCCCCAACGTTTAAGCGGAGAGTTTTTTGAACTCGCATCATCCCTGAAGCTAAACTCAACCAGGTATTTTGACTTGTAATCGTAGTTTACACGACCAACAACTGACTTATTTACATAATCATAAGGCCATCCGCCGTCAACCGTAGCAGTCTGGTTTAAAGCGTTACCTGCCGATAGCTGATCTACAGGCAATGAAAGCTGACGCTGCGCGTTGAAGTTATCGCCTTTTTGTTCACCTTCTTCATAAAGCGCTAATGCCGTAATGTTATGACCACCTTTAAATTGCTTAGCGTAGTTTAACGACAGCTGCATCAACGTGCTTGGTTTTTCATAAAACTGGCGGGTAAGCGACCCCGGAGTTTGATTGGCTATAGCCTGATAGGTACTGCTGTTGGCATCATAGTTATACTGGTTGTATGAACGCTGATAGATCTTGTTACTTGAAAAATAATAATCATAGTTATACAAGCCTTTAGCGCTTAAACCCGGTACAAAAGGGACATTGTACGTTGCAGATACCGAAGATTGTAACCATTTGTTGGCAATTTGTTTGTAACCATCAACACTTGCATCGGCCATTGCAACAGGGTTTGAACCATCAACCTCGCCATTGTTCAAATATGCCGGGTTATTATTGGCATAGATGCTTTGAGTAGGTACCTGCCTCCAAAATGAACGGATAATCCACCAGGCATCCTGGTAAGGCTGATTTTTTTGCTCAATTGTACCGCTCAGGTTAACATCAACCGTAAGGTTTTTATTGATTTTAGTGGTAAGGTTCGAGCGCAGGTTATATTTCTTGTAGTTAAGATCACCGCTTCTGAAAAAGCCATCCTGATCCGTAATACCCATACTCACAAAGTAGCTGCTGTTATCGGTACCACCTGTAGCGTTCAGGTTGTGCTGTTGTTGCGGCGCACTGTTAGCGAAAACAGGGCTATACCAATCAGTACTTTTCTTTGTGCCGTTTTTGTAAGCTGCAAAATCAGCATCGGTATATTTCACCTGTCCGCCGTTAACGTTGTGCAAGAGCTGCTCGTTAACAAGGGTCATGAAATCAACAGCGCCAACAGGTTTTGGCATATACGATGGGATCTGCCATCCGTAAGTACCAGAATAGTTAAGGTCAACCGCGCCTTTTTTACCTTTTTTGGTTGTTACGATAACCACACCATTTGCAGCACGCACACCGTAGATGGCCGCCGAAGCGTCTTTCAGTACCGAAATACTTTCGATATCGTTTGGATCAAGACGGGTAATGTTATCACGCGGGATCCCATCAATAACAACCAGCGGGTTACCAAAACCACGGATATCGAAAGCATTGCTGAATGAGCCCGGCTCAGATGTGTTTTGCGTGATACGTACACCCGCAACTTTACCGGCAAGCATATTCAGCACGTTCTCGTTTTTGGTGGTCACGATCTCACTGTTGGTAACCGATGCAACCGAACCGGTAACGGTGGCTTTACGCTGGGTACCGTAACCTACCACTACCACCTCGTTCATGTTGGTAGCGTTTGGCTGCAGCTTAACGTTGATTGTTTTTTGGCTACCTACGTTTACTTCCTGGGCAACGTAACCCAAAAAAGTAAATACCAGCGTTTGGCTTGGCTCGGCAGTAATGTTAAACTGTCCGTTAACATTAGTGGTTGTACCGTTGGGGGTGCCTTTGAGCTTAACGCTTACACCGGGCAGGGGCTGCCCATGCTCGTCATTTACTACACCGGTTATTTTGCTACCCTGAGCAAAAGCCGAAGTACACATGGCTAAAAATAAAAGGGCGGTTATGCAGCATTGAAGCATCCCTTTAATTTTAGCACGATAACGGATGCGATGGCATCCATCATAATTGGTAAAATTTTCGTACATAAATAATTGGTTAATGGGTTTATAACTCTTGCCAAAAAGGGAAGCAAAAACCATTAAACGGGGATGGTTAAACCCGCTTAATTTTTATCATGTTTTCCATTTGGCGGGACAATGATATAGCGGGTGGTATTAAAACAAGGGTTAAAAAAGGGGTTAATTCGGCTAAAATTTTATTAACCGTGCAAAAATTAACCGCTTTTTTAAGCGGATAGAAGGATAATAACGAAAAACCGCCGCAGATTTAGCGATAGCGTAACCTGTGGTGGCTTTTAACGAGGTGTATAAAAACATGTCATTGCGAGGCACGAAGCAATCGCACGGAAGCATGACCGCCGCTCTGTATAGCGTGCGATTGCCACGTCGCGTCCACGCTCATTCCCGTTCTGCTCCTCGCAATGACATGATTTTTATCTGCTCAACAACTATTGGGTGGAACTATGTTTTAGTATTAAATGCCGAAGGCCTGTTTTGCTGCGCAAAACAGGCCTTCGGCTAAAATTCCCCCTTTAGGGGGTTAGGGGGCTAAAACACCCGGCAAAGTAAACCTTTCAGGTACTCACCTTCAGGGAAGGAAGCACGTACCGGATGGTCTTCGGGTTGATGGAACTGGTAGATGA includes:
- a CDS encoding RagB/SusD family nutrient uptake outer membrane protein, which translates into the protein MKKYTYTILAFLLCWTTACKKLDTLPPSIVKDADVFSTAAGIQAYMSRLYSELPIEDFRYSPERGLNMFWIISPTSATTGEALSRDQNGSMQENTGLSTWGDCYRVIRDANYFAETLPKYASNFTPDQVNNWLGEARFVRAATYFALVKRYGGVPLVDKVLNYPEQSIEELKIPRTSEEKIYDFIGTDLDYAFTNLPETNQAGRANKYAAAGFKSRAMLYAGTVAKYNNISLVDASGNRLCGIPAAKAVTYFKAAYDAAVLVDGKYSLYKKAWAAGDKNAQYQNYVNMFFDASSPENIFVRQYHYPESVHGYDAYNVPRQLMGANGYSSEVNPTLDFVEMFDGLPKNADGTIKTTTGGKYDLYTNTMDLFANAEPRLRATVVFPGDIMKGVSIEIRRGIYTGSSAGGISPLLPAGSTAHYPTDNIVQSANASQTPYKLPNGTTMNPAGLSGYFTGDGTNSVSGFSIRKYIVPDKPTSEVLENRSDQTWIELRYAEVLLNRAEAAVELNALGQSDKSYVQDAFTQINQIRERAGADLLTGTAGVTIDVVRKERKKELGFENKQYWDMRRWRVADKEQNSTIYRTLMPFYSANDNKYFFDARLDERNSRYTFDVRWYYEQIPQGEIQKSQNLIQNPGY
- a CDS encoding SusC/RagA family TonB-linked outer membrane protein, which translates into the protein MYENFTNYDGCHRIRYRAKIKGMLQCCITALLFLAMCTSAFAQGSKITGVVNDEHGQPLPGVSVKLKGTPNGTTTNVNGQFNITAEPSQTLVFTFLGYVAQEVNVGSQKTINVKLQPNATNMNEVVVVGYGTQRKATVTGSVASVTNSEIVTTKNENVLNMLAGKVAGVRITQNTSEPGSFSNAFDIRGFGNPLVVIDGIPRDNITRLDPNDIESISVLKDASAAIYGVRAANGVVIVTTKKGKKGAVDLNYSGTYGWQIPSYMPKPVGAVDFMTLVNEQLLHNVNGGQVKYTDADFAAYKNGTKKSTDWYSPVFANSAPQQQHNLNATGGTDNSSYFVSMGITDQDGFFRSGDLNYKKYNLRSNLTTKINKNLTVDVNLSGTIEQKNQPYQDAWWIIRSFWRQVPTQSIYANNNPAYLNNGEVDGSNPVAMADASVDGYKQIANKWLQSSVSATYNVPFVPGLSAKGLYNYDYYFSSNKIYQRSYNQYNYDANSSTYQAIANQTPGSLTRQFYEKPSTLMQLSLNYAKQFKGGHNITALALYEEGEQKGDNFNAQRQLSLPVDQLSAGNALNQTATVDGGWPYDYVNKSVVGRVNYDYKSKYLVEFSFRDDASSKNSPLKRWGFFPGASAGWRVSQEGFWKNAKALSFIDDLKIRLSYAKLGDDAGLNAYQYLTGYNYPANGDSNRLPPGSVFDGTFVNGAQSRGIANPYIFWYVAKTYNAGIDLQAWNGLLGLTVDAFRRDRSGLLDTRADNLPGVVGAGLPQENLNSDRAQGFDIELNHRYHIGDFNYIVKGTFGYTRTKWISKIHSAYGNSQLNWHNNNDNRYNNIFWGYGADGQFQNYQQILNSPQFVSRNAVVGDYILQDWNGDGVINDQDVHPIAQNVSNNNYSTPSTTFGLTLGGSYKGFDFNTVWQGATGINVSYIEQLNIPLWGGGSALSMFMDRYHPTDPKADPYDPNTVWTPGTFALTGTTANTNSLSNIHSAAYVRLKSAEIGYSIPAGAAKKIGIKGARIFVNGYNILTITGLKYLDPEHPSANYGYLYPLDKIYSIGVNVKL